One stretch of Streptomyces sp. R21 DNA includes these proteins:
- a CDS encoding acyl-CoA dehydrogenase family protein has product MTDLLYSEEEEALRAALRDLLADHCDAAGVITRVETDTPHDRALWKALADGMGLAGLLVPESQGGQGATHREVAVVLEELGRAVAPVPYLTSAVVATEALLACESEEAAGLLTALASGRTIGALAIALNVAPRAAHKAVRHEDGALHGELTGIADAAAADVLLVPADDGALYAVDADAVTVTTQVSLDLTRPVATVTFDGAPARRLGDAEPAVRRALRAGAGLLASEQLGVADWCLTETVRYLKERKQFNRPVGGFQALKHRLAQLWLEVVNTRAAARNAADALATESTDADVAVAVAQAYAAPVAVHTAEEALQLHAGIGMTWEHPVHLYLKRAKADSIAYGTAGRHREALAELVDLQAP; this is encoded by the coding sequence ATGACCGACTTGCTCTACTCGGAGGAGGAAGAGGCGCTGCGCGCCGCCCTCCGCGACCTCCTCGCCGACCACTGCGACGCGGCGGGCGTCATCACGCGCGTCGAGACCGACACCCCGCACGACCGCGCCCTGTGGAAGGCGCTGGCGGACGGCATGGGACTCGCCGGTCTCCTGGTGCCCGAGTCCCAGGGAGGCCAGGGTGCTACCCATCGCGAAGTGGCCGTGGTCCTGGAGGAGTTGGGCCGCGCCGTCGCGCCCGTCCCGTATCTGACCAGTGCCGTCGTCGCGACGGAGGCGCTGCTGGCCTGCGAGAGCGAGGAGGCCGCCGGACTGCTGACAGCCCTGGCGTCCGGGCGCACGATCGGCGCACTCGCCATCGCGCTGAACGTCGCGCCGAGGGCCGCCCACAAGGCCGTACGGCATGAAGACGGCGCCCTGCACGGGGAGTTGACAGGGATCGCCGACGCGGCGGCGGCCGATGTGCTGCTGGTCCCGGCGGACGACGGCGCCCTGTACGCGGTGGACGCCGACGCCGTCACGGTCACCACACAGGTCTCCCTCGACCTCACCCGGCCGGTCGCCACGGTCACCTTCGACGGCGCCCCGGCGCGCCGGCTGGGCGACGCGGAGCCCGCCGTACGCCGCGCCCTGCGCGCCGGTGCCGGGCTGCTCGCCTCCGAGCAACTCGGCGTCGCCGACTGGTGCTTGACGGAGACGGTGCGCTACCTGAAGGAGCGCAAGCAGTTCAACCGCCCCGTCGGCGGCTTCCAGGCGCTCAAGCACCGGCTCGCGCAGCTGTGGCTGGAAGTGGTGAACACCCGCGCCGCGGCCCGCAACGCCGCCGACGCGCTGGCCACCGAGAGCACGGACGCCGACGTGGCGGTCGCCGTCGCCCAGGCCTACGCGGCCCCCGTCGCCGTCCACACGGCCGAGGAGGCGCTCCAACTGCACGCCGGCATCGGCATGACGTGGGAGCACCCGGTCCACCTCTACCTCAAGCGCGCGAAGGCCGACTCGATCGCGTACGGCACCGCGGGCCGCCACCGCGAGGCACTGGCCGAACTGGTCGACCTCCAGGCCCCCTGA
- a CDS encoding phosphatidylinositol-specific phospholipase C/glycerophosphodiester phosphodiesterase family protein — MALTTRRRALTTLGAALAGSVALPATSALASEHKHGPRPLWRAHAHNDYEHPRPLIDALDHRFGSVEADIYLVGDQLLVAHDPVDLDPTRTLESLYLAPLAARLKANRGSVYRGYHRPLQLLIDIKTEGSSTYVELDRHLRRYKHLFTTYAHGRVFPGPITAVISGDRAARVPMEAQSVRRAFYDGRLTDLGTAAPASFVPLISDNWTLNFSWLGDGPFPDAEREKLRGIIAAAHARRQKVRFWATPDLAGPARDALWSELLAADVDYFNTDDLAGLEAFLDAHERA; from the coding sequence ATGGCCCTCACCACTCGCCGCAGAGCCCTCACCACCCTCGGCGCCGCCCTCGCGGGCTCGGTCGCCCTGCCCGCCACCAGCGCGCTGGCGAGCGAACACAAGCACGGCCCGCGCCCGTTGTGGCGGGCCCACGCGCACAACGACTACGAGCACCCGCGCCCCCTGATCGACGCCCTCGACCACCGCTTCGGCAGCGTCGAGGCCGACATCTACCTGGTCGGGGACCAGCTCCTCGTCGCCCACGACCCCGTCGACCTCGATCCGACCCGCACCCTCGAATCCCTCTACCTGGCCCCGCTCGCCGCCCGCCTCAAGGCCAACCGCGGCTCGGTGTACCGGGGTTACCACAGGCCCCTGCAACTCCTCATCGACATCAAGACCGAGGGCTCCTCGACGTACGTCGAACTCGACCGCCATCTGCGCCGCTACAAGCACCTGTTCACGACGTACGCCCATGGCCGCGTGTTCCCCGGCCCGATCACCGCCGTGATCTCCGGCGACCGCGCCGCCCGTGTGCCCATGGAGGCCCAGAGCGTCCGGCGCGCCTTCTACGACGGCCGGCTCACCGACCTCGGCACCGCGGCGCCCGCCTCGTTCGTCCCGCTGATCAGCGACAACTGGACGCTCAACTTCAGCTGGCTCGGGGACGGTCCGTTCCCCGACGCCGAGCGCGAGAAGCTGCGCGGCATCATCGCGGCGGCGCATGCGCGGCGGCAGAAGGTGCGGTTCTGGGCCACGCCCGATCTGGCGGGCCCGGCCCGTGACGCGCTGTGGAGCGAACTCCTCGCCGCCGACGTCGACTACTTCAACACCGATGACCTCGCCGGTCTGGAGGCGTTCCTCGACGCCCACGAACGGGCGTAG
- a CDS encoding DUF416 family protein: MTDPVTDPVKDPVADLAALSALSALSGDERTTLAAASAERLLPHFEHFHERTGAGSPEVLRSALAAVRTRLADGTEVTLRTMLDSFEQIQVAADHIGEGTGPTLDEAARIAHLAWYAAAAVTNACHASVHGRVHETRLCLEYEDYAARLAGDVTG; this comes from the coding sequence GTGACGGACCCGGTGACGGACCCCGTGAAGGACCCGGTGGCGGACCTGGCCGCCCTGTCCGCGCTGTCCGCGCTGTCCGGGGACGAGCGGACCACCCTCGCCGCCGCGTCGGCCGAGCGGCTCCTGCCGCATTTCGAGCACTTCCACGAGCGGACCGGAGCGGGCAGTCCGGAGGTCCTCAGGAGCGCGCTCGCGGCTGTCCGGACCCGGCTGGCGGACGGCACCGAGGTGACCCTGCGAACCATGCTCGACAGCTTCGAGCAGATCCAGGTCGCCGCCGATCACATCGGAGAGGGGACGGGCCCCACGCTCGACGAGGCCGCCCGCATCGCCCACCTCGCCTGGTACGCGGCCGCCGCCGTGACCAACGCCTGCCATGCCTCCGTGCACGGCCGGGTGCACGAGACGCGGCTCTGCCTGGAGTACGAGGACTACGCCGCGCGCCTCGCCGGCGACGTCACGGGTTGA